A single Xylanimonas cellulosilytica DSM 15894 DNA region contains:
- a CDS encoding MerR family transcriptional regulator has translation MMRIGEAARQFGISTRTLRYWEEAGILVSTRDRNEYRYYDEENVALIAQIAALRSLQVPISVVEAILRSRDVAEAARLLESHLVRLRSDAARGTRLAVVVGDLIGHLSSARTLAEGLRSLGASPPAAADDVVVDGTGPTEGSTMSALTHVRLVQLPALTVAAYRAVSAQPEDDCSRVMNPFVVGNRLDEQPGFRFFGFNNPDPSPNEPTYGYEMWVTIPDGFEVPEPLRGRRFDGGLYASTSTQLPEIGERWQALVRWVRASEDYSADSCRQWLEETTMPFAAFASDDVDDGDKQLDLLLPVVPR, from the coding sequence ATGATGCGCATCGGTGAGGCGGCTCGACAGTTCGGGATCTCCACGAGGACCCTGCGGTACTGGGAGGAGGCCGGCATCCTCGTCAGCACCCGGGACCGGAACGAGTACCGGTACTACGACGAGGAGAACGTCGCGCTCATCGCGCAGATCGCCGCGCTGCGCAGCCTGCAGGTGCCGATCTCTGTCGTCGAGGCGATCCTGCGGTCCCGCGATGTCGCGGAGGCGGCCCGCCTGCTTGAGTCGCACCTGGTCCGGCTCCGTTCCGACGCGGCTCGGGGCACGCGCCTCGCCGTCGTCGTCGGCGACCTCATCGGCCACCTCTCTTCCGCCCGGACGCTCGCCGAGGGACTGCGGTCTCTCGGGGCGTCGCCACCCGCTGCCGCGGACGACGTCGTCGTCGACGGCACCGGCCCCACGGAAGGATCCACCATGTCCGCACTGACCCACGTCCGCCTCGTCCAGCTCCCCGCCCTGACGGTCGCCGCCTACCGGGCCGTCAGCGCCCAGCCCGAGGACGACTGCTCTCGCGTCATGAACCCCTTCGTCGTCGGCAACCGGCTCGACGAGCAGCCGGGCTTCCGGTTCTTCGGGTTCAACAACCCCGACCCGTCGCCGAACGAGCCGACGTACGGCTACGAGATGTGGGTGACGATCCCCGACGGGTTCGAGGTTCCCGAGCCGTTGAGGGGGCGCCGGTTCGACGGCGGGCTCTACGCCTCGACGTCCACCCAGCTCCCGGAGATCGGTGAACGGTGGCAGGCCCTGGTCCGGTGGGTCCGCGCCAGCGAGGACTACTCCGCGGACTCCTGCCGGCAGTGGCTGGAGGAGACCACGATGCCGTTCGCCGCGTTCGCCTCCGACGACGTCGACGACGGCGACAAGCAGCTCGACCTCCTCCTCCCGGTCGTACCTCGCTGA
- a CDS encoding DUF2180 family protein yields the protein MRPVRGDDRGGPVRCFDCASETAMVAEAAAVCAGCGAGLCVEHTLQGHEAEPVMTVGNPSVRRLPGRRLFCQACAGAYVVERAAAGAALAAAR from the coding sequence GTGCGCCCAGTTCGGGGTGACGATCGAGGAGGACCCGTGCGGTGTTTTGATTGCGCGAGCGAGACGGCGATGGTGGCTGAGGCCGCGGCCGTGTGTGCCGGCTGCGGTGCCGGTCTGTGTGTGGAGCACACGCTCCAGGGGCACGAGGCGGAGCCGGTGATGACGGTCGGAAACCCGTCGGTCCGGCGTCTGCCCGGCCGGCGCCTGTTCTGCCAGGCGTGCGCCGGTGCGTATGTCGTGGAGCGTGCGGCCGCCGGCGCCGCTCTCGCAGCCGCTCGCTGA
- a CDS encoding MmcQ/YjbR family DNA-binding protein: MTPDEMLDYCLDMPGAYLDHPFGPEHSAVRLKTPTMDKGRIFAEVFTLRGVDVVTLRCETDAALTYREMYPGVVVRGYHCPPAEARYANTMPLDGDVPDAHLLEMADEAYDFIVAKLPKYRQAELRDG, encoded by the coding sequence GTGACTCCCGACGAGATGCTCGACTACTGCCTCGACATGCCGGGCGCGTACCTCGACCACCCGTTCGGGCCGGAGCACTCCGCCGTCCGGCTCAAGACGCCGACCATGGACAAGGGCCGCATCTTCGCCGAGGTGTTCACGCTCAGGGGCGTCGACGTCGTCACCCTGCGCTGCGAGACCGACGCCGCCTTGACCTACCGCGAGATGTACCCCGGCGTCGTCGTGCGCGGTTATCACTGCCCGCCCGCCGAGGCGCGCTATGCCAACACGATGCCGCTCGACGGCGACGTCCCCGACGCTCACCTGCTCGAGATGGCGGACGAGGCCTACGACTTCATCGTCGCCAAGCTGCCGAAGTACCGGCAGGCGGAGCTCCGCGACGGCTGA
- a CDS encoding patatin-like protein produces the protein MPSDAAHERATPARAEAEELRLALVLNGGVSLAVWMGGVALEIDRLAKAVRGGDTPYDALLTATASTAVVDVIAGTSAGGINGAALALAQVNTKADIGQLREVWSTQGQIDVLLREPFRGKPSSLLRGDDYFLPELHRAMHMLATPFEARPGAKIDVTLTTTLLKGWQDVTVDDFGELIPQTINTGRFHFTNQNGADGDHHRDDFAAERIETTATALGLAARATAGFPFAFEPTFVPVHEAAAPGVDDKHRVDMSRYASWADQRKGVDADAREDRSRYAVDGGVLANTPVQHVLDVIDRRQAAGPVRRALVLVFPHAPQPVASIDPDKRSDPPTATGALAGVVGSILAHSSRSYIENIESHNRRAGDWRGSQEQILTAFREQDGAPAAAARSAGLEGRQAVRRLYATLQPAWQQYRHERMRHAARSLARKVDAREQWTYERIRRGAEAAQRAWPEPDLPYAPARFQWDSPTWQNTYLRNGPWRWGDTPAVGVVESVAAVLRSALGVVNPDRPEDATRIARLSDAREKVGRSSREIVRLRRDEIDAAWVENPYLRALEPSEDYWTARIVSYARAMGHEAPGTDARLRDLLRRCEPAEDSRSAAATTGARDDGRDDARTDALDELRGRAVVGATVRENVMEAIGALIAVKEDLRALSEAVRASTPRGTAPASDLPAWCDFVYAARLHREPTAEPARILLRLLALDAGTRLMSRGTTTGSNLPVRLAELSLRVEHPWAHYSRTPGDKAAGLDLARFGGFLKRSWRINDWIWGRLDAVTMLCQIVLDPDRLRRLQTLSGQTPEDFADTTFTSLRASLFGDTDAAGIPGLEAIETAARAEWVEALTAPRAIKQHLPAVARWAALPQQVDVILEELPVLVAAIGIDRVDGAAARTRGTRFAAELDSGEFLAEVAAAAASPAKEARLRTGWRALELFDRAGIGREDFHEEVGSDAMLRAGASALGTLATVVDTDIGRVPAAKPVTSAFRGAMMLPYWLIRGLTGGGAVAKFLATGALVVGGMVLALSLFGVLGGASATAGVVGGAVVLAAFAYAALKSGSLLHPVALLAPVGPLLAYALASGSTDAKDAGSRVLVILAAVAALYLLGTIPWPLRSPLKELGTGWLRFRAVLSSRWPLFVVTAAVSIGVLVAVVLWWQDAWTGIRAVASWLAEQPWWVQSLIAAGVVVVGSLVAYRRGVVLRQWRVPVAKAVTARAEAPDVIEGDFVEDDLENPSGVAANWAPVYGAGYLLVGILFVHLWPTGTQDGTPAWVRFTEWWLVVVGVLLCLLAPLVVARGVHQGVQARMEATWRLEATLAGASRSEMTRAQVLLDNLVRADQAYRYLVRSAAPGHAGTDAGALRLTRKGSALLAELERRSGEALRSTIKGAPTR, from the coding sequence ATGCCGTCCGACGCCGCCCACGAACGCGCCACCCCGGCCCGGGCCGAGGCCGAAGAGCTCCGCCTCGCCCTCGTCCTCAACGGCGGCGTCTCCCTCGCCGTCTGGATGGGCGGCGTCGCGCTCGAGATCGACCGGCTGGCCAAGGCCGTGCGCGGCGGCGACACCCCCTACGACGCACTGCTGACCGCCACCGCCAGCACCGCCGTCGTCGACGTCATCGCGGGCACCTCGGCCGGCGGGATCAACGGCGCCGCGCTCGCCCTCGCCCAGGTCAACACCAAGGCCGACATCGGGCAGCTCCGCGAGGTCTGGTCCACGCAGGGACAGATCGACGTGCTGCTGCGCGAACCGTTCCGCGGGAAGCCCAGCTCGCTGCTGCGCGGCGACGACTACTTCCTGCCCGAGCTCCACCGGGCCATGCACATGCTCGCCACACCCTTCGAGGCACGGCCGGGCGCAAAGATCGACGTCACCCTCACGACCACCCTCCTCAAGGGATGGCAAGACGTCACCGTCGACGACTTCGGCGAGCTCATCCCCCAGACCATCAACACGGGCAGGTTCCACTTCACCAACCAGAACGGCGCCGACGGCGACCACCACCGCGACGACTTCGCCGCGGAGCGGATCGAGACCACGGCCACCGCGCTAGGGCTCGCGGCCCGCGCGACGGCCGGGTTCCCGTTCGCCTTCGAGCCGACCTTCGTCCCCGTGCACGAGGCGGCCGCACCCGGCGTCGACGACAAGCACCGCGTCGACATGTCCAGGTACGCCAGCTGGGCCGACCAGCGCAAAGGCGTCGACGCCGACGCGCGCGAGGACCGGTCGCGCTACGCCGTCGACGGCGGCGTCCTGGCGAACACGCCCGTGCAGCACGTGCTCGACGTGATCGACCGACGCCAGGCCGCCGGACCGGTGCGGCGCGCGCTCGTGCTCGTCTTCCCGCACGCACCCCAGCCCGTGGCGTCCATCGACCCGGACAAGCGCTCCGACCCGCCGACGGCGACGGGGGCGCTCGCGGGCGTCGTCGGATCGATACTCGCCCACAGCTCGCGCAGCTACATCGAGAACATCGAGTCGCACAACCGGCGGGCAGGCGACTGGCGGGGCAGCCAGGAACAGATCCTCACGGCCTTCCGCGAGCAGGATGGGGCGCCGGCCGCCGCGGCCCGGTCCGCCGGGCTCGAGGGACGCCAGGCCGTCAGGCGGCTCTACGCGACGCTGCAGCCGGCGTGGCAGCAGTACCGGCACGAGCGCATGCGCCACGCGGCCCGGTCCCTCGCCCGCAAGGTGGATGCGCGTGAGCAGTGGACGTACGAGCGGATCCGCCGGGGAGCGGAGGCCGCGCAGCGCGCCTGGCCGGAGCCGGACCTGCCCTACGCCCCCGCCAGGTTCCAGTGGGACAGCCCTACCTGGCAGAACACGTACCTTCGGAACGGGCCGTGGCGGTGGGGCGACACCCCCGCGGTCGGCGTCGTCGAGTCCGTCGCGGCGGTGCTCCGGTCGGCGCTCGGCGTCGTCAACCCCGACCGCCCGGAGGACGCGACCCGCATCGCGAGGCTCTCCGACGCGCGCGAGAAGGTCGGCCGGAGCAGCCGGGAGATCGTCCGGCTGCGCAGGGACGAGATCGACGCCGCATGGGTCGAGAACCCGTACCTGCGGGCCCTCGAACCGAGCGAGGACTACTGGACGGCCCGGATCGTCAGCTACGCCCGCGCCATGGGGCACGAGGCGCCCGGGACCGACGCCCGGCTCCGCGACCTGCTGCGGCGATGCGAGCCTGCCGAGGACTCCCGGTCGGCGGCCGCGACCACCGGCGCGCGGGACGACGGGCGGGACGACGCGCGCACGGATGCGCTGGACGAGCTCCGCGGTCGGGCCGTGGTCGGGGCGACGGTCCGGGAGAACGTGATGGAGGCGATCGGCGCGCTCATCGCGGTCAAGGAGGATCTCCGGGCGCTGAGCGAGGCCGTACGAGCCTCCACGCCCCGTGGCACCGCACCGGCGTCGGACCTTCCGGCGTGGTGCGACTTCGTGTACGCCGCACGGCTCCACCGCGAGCCCACGGCGGAGCCCGCCCGCATCCTGCTGCGACTCCTCGCCCTCGACGCAGGCACACGCCTGATGTCCCGGGGGACGACGACGGGGAGCAACCTTCCCGTCCGTCTCGCGGAGCTCTCCCTGCGCGTCGAGCACCCGTGGGCGCACTACAGCCGCACCCCGGGTGACAAGGCCGCGGGCCTCGACCTTGCCCGGTTCGGCGGGTTCCTCAAGCGGTCGTGGCGGATCAACGACTGGATCTGGGGCCGGCTCGACGCCGTGACGATGCTGTGCCAGATCGTGCTGGACCCGGACCGCCTCCGTCGCCTCCAGACGTTGTCCGGGCAGACGCCGGAAGACTTCGCGGACACGACCTTCACGAGCCTGCGGGCGTCGCTCTTCGGTGACACCGACGCCGCAGGCATCCCCGGGCTGGAGGCCATCGAGACGGCGGCGAGAGCGGAATGGGTCGAGGCGCTGACGGCGCCCCGCGCCATCAAGCAGCACCTGCCGGCCGTGGCCCGCTGGGCCGCCCTCCCCCAGCAGGTCGACGTCATCCTCGAGGAGCTGCCGGTGCTCGTGGCGGCGATCGGCATCGACCGCGTCGACGGCGCGGCGGCCCGCACGCGCGGCACCCGGTTCGCCGCAGAGCTGGACAGCGGAGAGTTCCTGGCGGAGGTCGCCGCGGCCGCCGCGAGCCCGGCGAAGGAGGCACGCCTGCGGACCGGCTGGCGCGCCCTGGAGCTGTTCGACCGTGCGGGCATCGGACGCGAGGACTTCCACGAGGAGGTCGGCAGCGACGCGATGCTCCGCGCCGGCGCCAGCGCGCTCGGGACGCTCGCCACCGTCGTCGACACCGACATCGGCCGCGTACCGGCGGCCAAGCCCGTCACCTCGGCGTTCCGCGGCGCCATGATGCTGCCCTACTGGCTCATCCGCGGCCTGACCGGGGGCGGCGCCGTCGCCAAGTTCCTCGCCACGGGCGCCCTCGTCGTCGGCGGCATGGTGCTCGCGCTGAGCCTCTTCGGGGTGCTCGGCGGTGCCTCGGCGACGGCGGGCGTCGTCGGCGGGGCGGTGGTCCTCGCGGCGTTCGCCTATGCGGCGCTGAAGTCGGGCAGCCTGCTGCACCCGGTCGCGCTGCTCGCCCCCGTCGGCCCTCTGCTCGCGTACGCGCTCGCCTCCGGGTCCACCGACGCGAAGGACGCCGGATCGCGCGTGCTCGTCATCCTGGCGGCCGTCGCGGCGCTGTACCTGCTCGGCACGATCCCGTGGCCGCTCCGATCACCGCTCAAGGAGCTCGGCACCGGATGGCTGAGGTTCCGGGCGGTGCTCTCGAGCCGCTGGCCCCTGTTCGTCGTGACTGCGGCCGTGTCGATCGGCGTGCTGGTCGCCGTCGTGCTGTGGTGGCAGGACGCGTGGACCGGCATCCGCGCGGTGGCCTCCTGGCTGGCCGAGCAGCCGTGGTGGGTGCAGAGCCTGATCGCGGCGGGCGTCGTCGTCGTCGGCAGCCTCGTCGCCTACCGTCGCGGCGTGGTGCTCCGTCAGTGGCGGGTCCCGGTGGCCAAGGCGGTCACGGCCCGGGCCGAGGCACCGGACGTCATCGAGGGCGACTTCGTCGAGGACGACCTGGAGAACCCGTCCGGGGTCGCCGCCAACTGGGCGCCCGTCTACGGCGCGGGCTACCTGCTGGTCGGGATCCTGTTCGTCCACCTCTGGCCCACGGGCACCCAGGACGGCACGCCCGCGTGGGTTCGCTTCACCGAGTGGTGGCTCGTCGTCGTCGGCGTGCTGCTGTGCCTGCTGGCCCCCTTGGTCGTCGCACGCGGGGTGCACCAGGGCGTGCAGGCGCGGATGGAGGCGACGTGGCGGCTGGAGGCGACGCTCGCCGGGGCGAGCCGCTCGGAGATGACGCGCGCACAGGTGCTGCTCGACAACCTGGTCCGCGCGGACCAGGCGTACCGCTACCTGGTCCGTTCCGCCGCCCCCGGCCACGCGGGCACGGACGCCGGGGCGCTCCGTCTCACGAGGAAGGGCAGCGCGCTGCTGGCGGAGCTCGAGCGACGATCGGGCGAGGCCCTGCGCTCGACGATCAAGGGTGCGCCGACGCGGTGA
- a CDS encoding AraC family transcriptional regulator codes for MEQLNQVMHLIEKGIDDEIDVAAIARQVYTSEHHLRRMFSALAGMPLSVYVRRRRLTVAAAAVVRGDEAIQDIAVRFGYASADAFSRAFRDVHGVGPEAARRPGAVLQSQPPLTFRLTVQGSTRMEYRIVTKDAFRIVGLTGRFPVQHRGVGPGLEEFTNAITDEQAEALEALSDQEPAGTFSAMTGFDDSRAEGSLYDYWVGAATSSHAPDGFAELEVPAGTWVVFPGPADFPSGLQDLWPRAASEWFPANPYRSVPGPEIAVLHYDDDGEVTGCELWLPVEPT; via the coding sequence ATGGAACAGCTCAACCAGGTCATGCACCTGATCGAGAAGGGGATCGACGACGAGATCGACGTCGCCGCCATCGCCCGGCAGGTGTACACCTCCGAGCACCACCTGCGCCGCATGTTCTCGGCGCTCGCCGGGATGCCGCTGTCGGTCTACGTCCGACGGCGCCGCCTCACCGTGGCCGCCGCCGCCGTCGTGCGCGGCGACGAGGCGATCCAGGACATCGCGGTGCGGTTCGGTTACGCCTCGGCCGACGCGTTCTCGCGGGCGTTCCGTGACGTCCACGGCGTCGGGCCTGAAGCCGCCCGCCGGCCCGGCGCCGTCCTGCAGTCCCAACCCCCACTGACCTTCCGACTCACCGTTCAAGGGAGCACCCGCATGGAGTACCGCATCGTCACCAAGGACGCCTTCCGCATCGTCGGCCTCACCGGGCGGTTCCCCGTCCAGCACCGGGGCGTGGGGCCTGGCCTGGAGGAGTTCACGAACGCCATCACCGACGAGCAGGCGGAGGCGCTCGAGGCGCTCAGCGACCAGGAGCCCGCCGGCACGTTCTCCGCCATGACCGGCTTCGACGACTCACGCGCCGAGGGCTCCCTGTACGACTACTGGGTCGGTGCCGCGACCAGCTCGCACGCACCCGACGGCTTCGCCGAGCTTGAGGTACCCGCCGGAACCTGGGTCGTGTTCCCGGGGCCCGCGGACTTCCCCTCCGGGCTCCAGGACCTGTGGCCACGTGCGGCGAGCGAGTGGTTCCCGGCCAACCCCTACCGCTCGGTCCCCGGCCCGGAGATCGCCGTCCTGCACTACGACGACGACGGGGAGGTCACCGGCTGCGAGCTCTGGCTCCCGGTCGAGCCCACCTGA
- a CDS encoding GNAT family N-acetyltransferase, whose product MHQEKRVLRGDTPEAHALLADGWSVIARSWGAGLLAADVDGERFRSAAAGGIPGLTLRELTADDVAAVLTLDAATANDYPGDIATAHAPLTPRSATPGAARRAWGAFVDGELVAMTFVDVDGAHHAETDFTVVAAARRRRGLGTAVKAASIATLVRDGVTTLRTGGSAENAGSLAANRSLGYVVDEEWWTLAAPVPETHAS is encoded by the coding sequence GTGCACCAGGAGAAGCGCGTACTGCGCGGCGACACCCCGGAAGCGCACGCGCTCCTGGCCGACGGCTGGTCCGTCATCGCGCGGTCCTGGGGCGCAGGACTCCTCGCCGCCGACGTCGACGGCGAACGGTTCCGCAGCGCTGCCGCCGGCGGGATCCCCGGCCTCACCCTGCGAGAGCTCACCGCCGACGACGTCGCGGCCGTCCTCACCCTCGACGCCGCGACGGCGAACGACTACCCCGGCGACATCGCCACCGCCCACGCCCCGTTGACGCCCCGGTCAGCGACGCCCGGTGCCGCCCGCCGCGCGTGGGGAGCGTTCGTCGACGGGGAGCTCGTCGCCATGACCTTCGTCGACGTCGACGGTGCCCACCACGCGGAGACCGACTTCACGGTCGTCGCAGCGGCCCGGCGGCGTCGCGGGCTCGGCACCGCCGTCAAGGCCGCGTCGATCGCGACGCTCGTCCGCGACGGCGTCACCACGCTCCGCACCGGCGGCTCGGCCGAGAACGCGGGAAGTCTCGCCGCCAACCGTTCCCTCGGTTATGTCGTCGACGAGGAGTGGTGGACGCTCGCCGCCCCGGTGCCTGAGACGCACGCGTCCTAG